CAGAATCCTTTGACTATCAATCAATCTTTGATCACAATCCCCAGGGGGGCCAGGAGGGCTGTCACATCGGGGTAGGTGAAAATGGCACCTCTCAGTTTATTCTGTTCGGGATGAATGGTGTAGCCACGGGCCCCGGTGAAATTGGTTTTTCTCAGGTCGCATTCACTGAAGGGGGTTTCGGTGAATTCCGCCCTGGAGTAATCGGCTTCTCTGAAATCAATCCTGAAAAACTCGCTGTCCCGGAAGCGGGAGCCGGTAAACACCTTTTTTTTCAGATCCATATTGCTGAAAAAACAGTGGCGGATCTCGCAGTCTATA
The Oceanispirochaeta sp. genome window above contains:
- a CDS encoding pentapeptide repeat-containing protein; its protein translation is MQDLNDPDITDWEDEFFEKIILTASDLTGRNFQDCHFKTCRISSCILTGSSFRNCRFEDCELTLLKVANAGFSNCEFIRTMLQGINFSECNNPLFYPDFIDCEIRHCFFSNMDLKKKVFTGSRFRDSEFFRIDFREADYSRAEFTETPFSECDLRKTNFTGARGYTIHPEQNKLRGAIFTYPDVTALLAPLGIVIKD